CACTGGGAAAGCCTCTGGGGCTAGAGGGATatgaaggagaggagagacaCGGTGTGTTGgagggctctgagctgcctgtgaCTGTCTGCTCTCCCCCCCAGTCCTGGAGAAGATCCGGAGCGCggtgggcagtgcccagctcctcaTGTCCCAGAAGGTGCAGCAGTTCTACCGTCTCTGCCAGCAGAACATGGTGAGTGTGGGCAGGGCAGCGTGCCAGgggccagctgtgctggggagggggtgttTCATACTCTCAGCCAGTGACTATGGACCACCATGGAGGAGAGCTGAACATagagcccccagcacagggggctgGGATGGCCCCATGGCCAGCAGAGCCAACATCCCACTGATGGATGAGGATGGcactctgtccctctgtccccacaggaCCCCAATGCATTCCCTGTGCCCACCTTCCAAGACCTGGCTGGCTTCTGGgacctcctgcagctctccattGAGGACGTCAGCATGAAGTTTGGGGAGCTCCAGCAACTCAAGGCCAATGGGTGGAAGATCATGGAGCCCAAGGtgagggcagggctctgccactgGTACCTGTcacctcttcctccctcctcatccCCAAGCACATTGCATGTGCTTGCACCCAAACCACTTCTGGGCTCTCGCTGGTGACTGCTTTTAGCAAACCCTTaaaaaacagagctggggaaaagcAAGGCTGGAGAAAGGCTGTTCTCCCATGACATATCCCAGCCAAGGGCCAGGCAGGGTCCTGGCACTGGATGAATAAAGGAAAGTGCAGCCTTGCCTTGCAACCTGTGGGAGGGTCTGTGGAACCTCTCACCATGGCTTGAGCCCGCTGGGATGGCCATTCCTGGGAGGTCCCAGCCTGAAGCCCCTGTTGTCTgtgcaggaggagaagaaggtgCCTCCCCCGATACCAAAGAAGCCGCCGCGCTCCAAGGTGCACCCGGTGAAGGAGCGCTCCCTGGACTCGGTGGACCGGCAGCGGCAGGAGGCCCGCAAGCGGCTCCTGGCAGCCAAGCGAGCCGCCTCCTTCCGCCAGAGCTCGGCCACTGAGAGCGCGGACAGCATCGAGATCTACATCCCCGAGGCGCAGACCCGGCTGTGACCGCAGCCTCCGCTTTTCTACCCGGACTGGACGGCGCGGCCGTAGCTCACTGTGATGGGGGGCCGCGGGGACACCCTGGGGCAGCTCTTGGCCCCACTCACAGCTTCTTTTCTATCTTAGCCCTTTCGTGGATCCGACGGCGGGTGAACGCAAAGCCCGGTTCTGACCCGTCCCCTTgacacccccccccccgcccgcccgcatgcccctgccagcctctcctggggtccggggctctccctccctctgccctccctggggctgtgtcccagctttCTGTCCCCTTCCCACTCCCCAGCCCTTCTGCACACCTGCCCCTGCATCCCAACCCAAAGAGAGGTGACCTTCAGCACTCGGCCCCGCCgggctggaggggagggggctgcaggcaggcccCCCCGCCTCTCTGTACTCAGTGCAATCCCCTGGTGTGTGGCGGGATgggcccccagcccctgcctggccacagccccccagccctgccctgctggcacaaGGCTTTGGGACGTGCTGGGGACAAAggggtcccctccctgctccccccgcCCGCGGCTCAGGTGCCGTGGGGACCCAGGGCTCCCTCCcctatatacatatataaatataaccCAAGGAATAAACCAGAAACTACACGTGACCAGCGCTGTGTCCTGCCTGGTGGGACGGGCCAGAGCAGCAAAGGCCCCCGGTCACGGCGAGCCGCCCCGCTTCCCTCGCACGGAGCATCGCCACGCGCTTCTCCCCTTCCCGCTCAGCCCTCCGTCCCTCAGTCCATCCCTCATCTGTCCgtccttccctcctgccagcctggaggcCAGGAGCACCTCTGCAATGTGGCACTAGCCAGGGACAGGCAATATCCCCCCGTGCCTTGCTGCAGGTGGGAGATGCTCCCCCGGTGAGCCCACCTGCAGTGACCAGGACCACGCTGGGCTTGGCACCAGTGGGTGGGACCGGAGTGTGGGCATGGCCAGCAACTGTCCCTTGAGTGTGGAGCTAGAGACCCCCTCAGGGGGACACCCCTtccccctgagctcctggagctctgtgggatgggaCACTCCAGGACAGGGCTGTCACATACCTGATGCCTCTCAGGGCCAAGGGACACCCTGGGATgtggctgttcccagctcccccaTCACTGTGCACAGAGCCAGGAACAGGGTGGAGAGCTCCTTCTAGGGCAGAACAGTGTGGTGGGGCAGGAGGCTGCATCTGCCTCATCCCTGTCCTTAACCCTGCTCTCCAAACCTCCTGTCCCCCTCTCAGCGTCCCTTTTGGTGGCAGAGGGGGGAGGACCCCACCCCTGTACGtcactctgctgctccagcagccccacgcagcatcaccagccaccccccccaggcagggccagtgggtgccagggagcTCCTGAAATCCGGGGCTAAACCTCCTGAAATCTGGGGCCAAACCTCGCCCAGGCCctcaggcagggcagtggggtCAGAGGCACCTGGGGGACGCCTCGCTGGGGTCCCTCGCTCCTGGGGGTCCGTCGGTGCTAAACACCTCCGTGACAGCAGCACCCACTCAGCCACCCAAAGCCCTTCCCCACCCCactccccctgcacccccaaTTTAGGGATGTGCCTGGGAAGGGCCCCCGCCCCGGCCAGCGCCGTGCAGTGACCGTGACACGTGGCTCCCTTTTTATTGTAACGAACCGCCGCAATTAATAAAGATGACTTTGGTTACTCCGGGCCAGCGGCCACTTCCCTGCGGGGACACGGCCGGCACCGGGCTCGCCTTTCACCTGTCTCCCATCCTTTTGTGTCCGTGGGCTGGCGAAGGCATGTGTGTGGTGTGGGAAATTGGTAACTGTGGGGTGGCAAAGGGGTTTTTGAAGGTCTCCTCATGGATCTCCCCATGGAAACCTCCTATGGGTCTTTTCCAGCGGGGTCTCTGCCTCTGAGTCCCTCCCCATGGGTGTCCCCCTGTGGGTGTCTCTCTGTGGATGCCTCCCCGTGCTTCCCCCTGTGACTCCCCACGTGAGTCTCCCCTGTGACATCCCCGTGGGTGTCTCTCTGTGACACTCCTCGTGACTCCTGCATGACTCCGTCTCCCCGTGGCCAAGACACCCTCTGTGATTTGTGCGTGTCTCTCCCTGAATCGTCCCTGGGTCTTTGCTGGGACTCCTCTCTGTGTGTTGTGTCCCCCTGATGGGTGACACCCCATGACTCTCCCCGGGGGTCTCGCCCTGTGGGTGTCTCTCTGTGGCTCCCCCTGTGACACCCCTTGTCCCCTGCATGATTCCCCTCCATATTCCCCCCGTCTATTCCTCCTGTCCCCCCTGATGActccccctgtgtcccccaccATGTCCCCTTGTGTCCCCCATGATTCCCCCCTCAGTGTCCCCCCGTGTCACCCGCCGTGTCCCCGTCGGTgtccccccagtgccccccccGTGTCCACCCCTatcccccccgtgtcccccatgACTCCCCCCCATTATTCCCCCCAATGATTCCCTCCCGtgtccccccggtgtcccccccgtgtcccctcggtgtccccccgtgtccccggCCGCTGTCGCTCCTCCAGCGCTGCGGTTCCCGCGCTGTCCGCCAGGGGGcagccccgccccgccgccccctcaCGGCCGTGACCGGAACGGGCGGGGCCGGgaccggggccggggctgggcccgggtgagcggggccgggcgggggtcCCTGCGGACCCGGGCGGGGGTCCCTGCGCGGCCCACGCTggtccccattccctgctgccaTTGCTGAAGCCCCGGTGCGAGCGGGCCCGGACAGTAACCGCCGCGTCCCGCCCCCGGCAGGCATGTGGTCCGTGCTGTGGGCGGCCGTGCGTTCCAAGGCCCCGTACGTCACCTTCCCGGTGGCCTTCGTGGTGGGGCTGGTGGGCTCCCAGCTGGAGTGGTTCCTGCGCGGAGACCCCCCGGCCACGGCCCAGGAGGAGAAGAGCATCTCGGAGCAGCGGGAGGACCGCAAGCTGCAGGAGATCGTGGGCGAGGACGTGACCAAGGTGGTGAGCCTGAAGGACAAGCTGGAGTTCGCCCCTCGGGCCGTGCTCAACAGGAACCGGCCCGAAAAGAGTTAATAAAGGGTGATTTGGGCAAAGGCggtgccctggagctggggagtCCCCTGACACCTGCACTGCTTCCACCAGCCTCCCTCCTCAGCCTGCCGGGCCCTCCGGAGGGTTAGGTTTGCCACTCCATGGATTTGCTCAAGGTACCCAGAGCTCGGTGGCAGAGCGGACAGGGAGCCGTGTGTGGAGATGGAGAGAGTCTGAAACTCCTCAGCTCTCACCAGGCCTGCACCACAAAACACTTTCGGCCTGGTTCCATCTGTGTCTCCTCAGGTTTGATTTGTTCCATGGTGTGAAAGCAGAAGAATTTTGGACCTGAgtgccatgggatgggatcaggcT
This genomic window from Serinus canaria isolate serCan28SL12 chromosome 23, serCan2020, whole genome shotgun sequence contains:
- the SMIM12 gene encoding small integral membrane protein 12 is translated as MWSVLWAAVRSKAPYVTFPVAFVVGLVGSQLEWFLRGDPPATAQEEKSISEQREDRKLQEIVGEDVTKVVSLKDKLEFAPRAVLNRNRPEKS